One window of the Candidatus Zixiibacteriota bacterium genome contains the following:
- the rplT gene encoding 50S ribosomal subunit protein L20 (Evidence 2a : Function from experimental evidences in other organisms; PubMedId : 10094780, 12809609, 3158742, 381019, 6317865, 8628231; Product type s : structure): MPRAKNNVAAHKRHKKVLKRARGNFGARGNKYRTAVETVHKGMAYATRDRRVKKRTYRNLWIARISAATKMCGMNYSTFINGLKKAGVGLDRKALADIAARDFATFGRLAEMAKNH; encoded by the coding sequence ATGCCACGCGCGAAGAATAATGTCGCTGCTCATAAGAGGCACAAAAAAGTATTAAAACGCGCCCGGGGAAATTTCGGGGCGCGCGGCAATAAATACCGCACCGCAGTGGAGACTGTCCATAAAGGGATGGCTTATGCCACCCGCGATCGCCGCGTTAAAAAACGCACTTATCGCAACCTATGGATCGCCCGGATTTCGGCGGCTACCAAAATGTGTGGAATGAATTATTCCACTTTCATAAACGGATTGAAAAAAGCCGGTGTCGGGCTGGATCGCAAGGCCCTGGCCGATATCGCTGCCCGCGATTTCGCCACGTTCGGCCGTCTGGCTGAGATGGCGAAAAACCATTAG
- the pheS gene encoding phenylalanine tRNA synthetase, alpha subunit (Evidence 2a : Function from experimental evidences in other organisms; PubMedId : 1537809, 1959653, 2991205, 6317865; Product type e : enzyme), giving the protein MSGTAQVEQILAEALAAVETASSLADLEAIEIKYLARKGLIPSILKSLKDLPLEERKAVGAAGNDARIKLEEAIASAKNKFQEARPISTFDPTLPGIARRIGARHLVNQVIDDICESFHGMGFTIARGPDIETDYYNFEALNFPPDHPARDMQDTFYLENGLLLRTHTTPVQVRELERSKPPVKIITPGRTYRNEAISTRSYCVFHQVDGFLVDEGVTMADLKGVLVAFCRDFYGEGLKLRFRPSFFPFTEPSAEVDISCFLCGGKGCQLCKYEGWLEILGCGMIDPNVLKNVGYDSEKYTGYAFGIGVERTAMLKYRINDIRLFYENDIRFIRQFK; this is encoded by the coding sequence ATGTCCGGGACCGCGCAGGTTGAACAAATCCTGGCCGAAGCCCTTGCCGCGGTCGAGACCGCATCCTCGCTTGCCGATTTAGAGGCCATCGAAATCAAATATCTCGCTCGCAAGGGCCTTATTCCGTCTATTTTAAAATCTTTGAAAGACCTTCCTCTGGAAGAAAGAAAAGCGGTCGGGGCCGCCGGTAACGACGCCCGTATCAAACTTGAAGAGGCGATCGCCTCCGCCAAGAATAAATTTCAAGAAGCCCGGCCGATATCGACCTTTGATCCGACCCTGCCCGGCATTGCCAGGCGCATCGGGGCAAGGCATCTGGTCAATCAGGTCATCGATGACATCTGCGAATCTTTTCATGGAATGGGTTTCACGATTGCCCGGGGTCCCGATATTGAGACCGATTATTATAATTTTGAGGCCCTAAACTTCCCTCCCGATCATCCCGCCCGCGACATGCAGGATACTTTTTACCTCGAAAACGGGCTCCTTCTCCGCACTCATACCACTCCGGTGCAGGTGCGGGAGTTGGAGAGATCGAAACCGCCGGTAAAAATCATTACACCCGGACGGACCTATCGCAACGAGGCCATTTCGACCCGCTCTTATTGCGTCTTCCATCAGGTCGATGGCTTTCTGGTCGACGAAGGGGTCACCATGGCCGACCTCAAAGGGGTGCTGGTTGCCTTCTGCCGTGATTTCTACGGCGAGGGCCTGAAACTCCGCTTCCGGCCGAGTTTCTTTCCCTTCACGGAACCGTCGGCGGAAGTCGATATTTCCTGTTTTCTCTGCGGCGGCAAAGGGTGCCAACTGTGCAAATACGAAGGGTGGCTGGAAATTTTGGGGTGCGGGATGATCGATCCCAATGTCCTGAAGAATGTCGGCTATGATTCGGAAAAGTACACCGGGTATGCCTTCGGCATCGGTGTCGAAAGAACCGCCATGCTGAAATACCGCATCAATGATATCCGGCTGTTTTACGAAAACGATATTCGTTTCATAAGGCAATTTAAATAA